The genomic window CATAAACTATGATTTAATaccattcaaaaataaatatacatcatgtattgttttgcgctataaatataagaaaattacatataaaaaacgatgtatttatttttctatgatGCCAATAAACCGCAATCAGGACGTGTTTTAGTCAGTGACATCACAAGTTGAACATCAccataaacaaaacacatggaatgtaaaatatgttattgttatCATCAATTGTAGTATGTAGACGTGATTAAACTGTGTGCGAACTCCAGCGTGAGTGAACAGAGTATCCGTCACATCCAGGGTGTCTCTTCAGATTGTACGCCACCAGCCACCACTAGTCATGTACAAGCAAAGTGGTTCATAAACTGAATATCACTAAAGTAAGCTTGTATTGTGATCTTAGCTCTGTCTGGCTGACAGAGGAAATAAAAAGATGGTTTACCAAAACATGCGACGACATACCATTGTACTCATGTTGTGCCGAGGGGCTCGTGTAACGTTAAAGCTGAGGAAATCATTTTCCAGTGAAAACATCCTCTGCTTGAGGCCGCCAATGGTTGCGTTCATGCTGTGCACCTGCTCGTCGTTGTGCGATTGGTAAAGCACCTGGGTGGCGTTCAGCTCACTAATCGCATCTTGGAGATACAGCATTTCCTGAAGTAGAACGAAAAACAGATAACACTGGTTTCGATACAAAAACGTTACGATCAGGAAGCATTTTTAAAGTTACTTTTCGTGACTACTAATCTAAGGGAAGCCGGCAACAGAGAAGAAtgtaaggagaaaaaaaaaaatatatatatacatataaatatatacacatcacAGTGAGAGATTACATTAAAAACTGCAGACATTTGCAACACCTTTTTTCAGTTGAATAAATGAAAGATCGGAGCGGTTATTCCGATGTCAGTACCTGTTTGAGTATTAAACATGATGTCCGGTTATCGGCTGGTGGTTGTTCTGTGGAAGTGGGAGAAGacgatttgtttgtttctttacttTCACGATCCTGTTTCTCAtcctgtaataaaaaaaaaacaagttaaaaGAATAACCAATTTAGGTTAATAACAAATGTACAGGTAGCAAGTGAATGAACTACACAATAAAGAGTGCTCGTAGCTGTTCACAAAGCAGTTTACCATGTTTTTTCTAACTGCAATCACCGTTTTCTTCTGCTCGTCGAGCGCGGTCTGCATTGTCTCAACGTCATGCTGCACACTTGTTAACGTGCTCCCGATTGTGGCAACACTCTGAGATAAGAAATGGGAGAAAtgtgtggaaaataaaaatgtgagccCAACTACAATACATTTcttaacataaaacaaacaaataaagccTTACCTTTTAAATACTATCAAAAATAGTTCTAATCTGGAGTTTACCTCAATAGAAAATAAACCCACAAGAGATCATTCAACTGATGCATGTCCATTGAAGATACAGACATAGCTTTACCCAAATTGGATGTGTAAAGACAAGATACATTTTCAGGATTTTACAGGTGAAAATCTTTACCTTTTGAAGCTCTTCAACTGTGGTGGGAAGATTGATCAAATCAGAAGCCGATTTTATGTTTGCTTTCAGGTGGCTGACAGCAGAATCAAGCAAACTGATCTAAAATAGGCAGTGACATTtaatcagcaaaaaaagaaagatgatAAATATACagcattgaagaaaaaaaaaaagtctgtgcCTAAAATTCCATGTGCTTCTCAGACATCTGAATATGATCAGCTCTAAAGATCTACAGCCTACAGTTAGCAGTTTGAGGAAATCCCTGAAACACcataattggttgttttttgtatgtattaactTGAGCTGTGGATTCACTGTCATGAGCATTACTTTCCTGAAATTGACACAATACCCGAACAGCCTCCATGTTAGATCTTCACTCAGTACCATAAATCATGAACTGATTACAGCAATGTGGACTTTGATTGAGCACTAGCAGAACAAACGTCCAGGATGTTGCTGTAATCCAAAGCAAACATTATAGAATATGACTCAGTTGTGTTCTATGATCTTAGGACACTTGTCTTTCTTTCTAGCCccgtatgtgtatgtattaagtTCAGTGTTAAGCATGCAGAAATCTACTATTTATGTAAAACACTACATACtgatttccttaaaaaaatgtatcactGTTAATACTGTATATGTACATATTCTGGGAATTCTGggaattatatatgtatattatatgtaGCAATCTAACGAAGTACAACCTCAATTAACCAATATAGTAGGGCAAATACATCACACTGCACAAATAATCCCgttatgtaatgtaatgtacctttttgtttatttctgttatgtTTGACCACACTTTACTCAGCCCCTTATCtccattttcaatattttcaagcTTCTTCTGTTTGTCTAGTAAGTCCTCGCTGAGTTTGGGGATCTCGTGGGCTGATACTTTTTGGCTGGACTCCActggaagaggaaaaaaaaaaaaaaaaaaaaacataaaaaagggtTAGGCCTGACTTCACTtgaaagacattttaatttcacaaaCCATGACAGTGCTCCTGTACCTAGTCAGACCTCTTGAATatgggagaaaaaaatacaactatttgatgagagtaaaataaaaatgatttatcTTCTATAATTGTCACACAGCATTATTACCCAGCTCTCAATGCCAAATGTTTCAGTGCTCGTCTAAATACAGCTCTGCGGATATTCTTTCCACTAATAAATCATTCATATCCATTTTGTGATTAGATACTCCTGAATCATTAATGGTCGATAGTCACATAGATGTTTATCACTGCTCTGTCTAACAGAAAAGCATCACTGCTCTGCTACACTCTTCTGATGAGAAGAAGTCAAGATTTAGGCATTTGTATAACGTGATGTCGGATTTCTGACATAAAACACTTCTTCCTGCCACAGCCGGAGTTAATTTTTCGATTCTGACTAATGCAATATTTGCTTTTTTCAAAGCAAAGAGGAGAATACAGGAGCACTGACAACAGTCTCACACAATACTTGCCAGTTGCCAATGCCTCACACATCTAACAAGCACACTGTGGTTCTAAGTACCACAAATCAAGGCCTTCAAAGATTGGGTCCACATTTGAATGCAAACAGGAAGGCTGGTGttgaaaattaaaatcaaatatgcATTGAAAGTCATCAcattacacaaaacaacaagcaGAAAGTTCTATGGATGGATTTTTCCCAACATCAATATACAGTTTCAAATGATACCACTGAAATCTatcttttattattacatttgtttaccCATCTCTGCATGCGTCTCCAATTGGCCATGCACTCCATCCAATGTATTAGGCACACTTCTAGAACATGTTTTAAGTTTACCCAGAAGCCATACTCAACAGTAAACaagtaatttgaaaatataagtCATTTACAGTGGTGACAGAAACAATTTCAATGAGTGGGAGGTCTGAACCCTGAGGGACCTGGTTCACATTGACTCATTGTGTTTTGATTCTCTCCGTCACAGTTGGAGGATGTGGGGAAGCTGCCACAGGGAGAACAGGGGAGTCATCCGAGAAGATCCAGACAGGAGGTAATAAATGGGTTCCTCTCTATGCTTACCATGCGTGTACTTTATAGAGAGTGACAAGCTTATTGAAAGGGTGGCTTCAGTTTTACAAAGCACCATTTAACCatgaaacaaatacaacaacaacaaaaactcagTGTATTGTTCATGTTGATGTGAAGTTTCCAAATGTCCTAATCATCTGATGTttggaaaatataataatttaaaatagcaCCACTCAATCAAAGAGCTCATAAAAGACACCCTTATCTGAAACTGTGCCTGGTGCAAAGTTCGGTGTTTTTCTTGTGAGACACAATTTTACTCCCAACTCTGGTCAGTGGTTTTGTTTCATGGATGTTGAAAGCATCGCTAGAATTATGTGTAAGATGCATGTACACTGACATGAAATGGATCCTCCACGGCTTATTTTCAGGTCGACTCACTTGTACGCAGCTTTTCCTTCAGAGCATCTAGATCTTCCTTCAGGGCGATCTGCATCCATATTAAACCAGCGCAGGCCACCACGCAAGCAGCCAGGATGATGAATGCACACAAAGGGTAGCAGATGTTGCAGCACTGTGCATATGTTCTCCTGGTAGAACcaaacacgcacatacacatacatgaaCAAACATCAAGGAATATGGAAAATCATGTACAGAATACCCCCCTAAAGCACATGACTACATTCTGGTTAAATGCTATTAGATGCATTCAATGTACATGGCTATGTGGGTGAGGTGTAAAGTAGAAGCAGAGAAGTTATAGTGGCAGCATTTGATTTGCAAATAATATGAACTATGCATGCACTACAGGTAAAGAGGAAGTGCGTGACagagtatttgttttaattagtaGTGTGTGTCTGCCTTTCCTTTCCAGATTATCTACAACTTGCAATTACCAAACAGAGTTGCAGtcgctgtggggggggggggggggtgtaagtCGTATTAGCGACGGAATCAAAACAAAAGCGTTGGCGCTGAAGTGCAACTGTGGGCGACACTCACTTCCCCAGCGCGGAGGCGGCGCTCAGGTGGCCGAACTCGTCATCCTCCGAACTGGACTCGGAGTCCGAATCGGGCGGCTCGGTGCGCAGGAGCCGGTGTCCCGAGCCCTTCTTGGTCTTCTTCCTCTTGCTCTCCCCGCCGAGCCCGATTAACGCGTTGAGCTCCTTCCgcttcttcatcttcttctgCG from Amia ocellicauda isolate fAmiCal2 chromosome 19, fAmiCal2.hap1, whole genome shotgun sequence includes these protein-coding regions:
- the efcab14 gene encoding EF-hand calcium-binding domain-containing protein 14 is translated as MKKRKELNALIGLGGESKRKKTKKGSGHRLLRTEPPDSDSESSSEDDEFGHLSAASALGKRTYAQCCNICYPLCAFIILAACVVACAGLIWMQIALKEDLDALKEKLRTMESSQKVSAHEIPKLSEDLLDKQKKLENIENGDKGLSKVWSNITEINKKISLLDSAVSHLKANIKSASDLINLPTTVEELQKSVATIGSTLTSVQHDVETMQTALDEQKKTVIAVRKNMDEKQDRESKETNKSSSPTSTEQPPADNRTSCLILKQEMLYLQDAISELNATQVLYQSHNDEQVHSMNATIGGLKQRMFSLENDFLSFNVTRAPRHNMSTMDSRTEELREKLQLINALTSKPQSEVHPGETDQEPELKPASGEPGPAGINPEHVLASSEITPDQGLPPDSAKAPDGDHFKDHRETDNQHLNGSETPPDTDRISDSNVEKTVKGFPAAQEIFPPEVVKKTETGKSPLPSIKDGSSQTSNSTRLPRFLSHVLSNKETGRPLSLPGIGSLKDLQEFFLGLGEGSSEGLSYDELKKHFGFSTPDIRELESYDVDKNQKYSQAELQAATGL